The genomic window GGCTGGACCTGCCAGAAACCGGGAGCCAACCCAGGTTGATGGAAAAAAAGATGATGAGTAGTGGACCGAGCCAGAAAACCGGCATGCTGGCGCCGAGAACGGCGAGCCCCCCTGCGGCGAGGTCGGTCCCTGAGCCTGCCTTCCTGGCAGCGAGTATCCCGAGGGGAAGGGCGATTAAAAGGGCGATGGCCAGGGCGGCGAGGGTTAGCTCGGCCGAGGCCCCAATCCGTTCGGCCAGGAGTTCTACGACGGGCCTCTTTTTGTGAAGCGAGGTGCCCATGTCTCCTTGTAGAAGGCCAGTCAAATAATCTCTGTATTGGACGGCGAGGGGCCGGTTGAGTCCCAGGGCTTCTCTAAGCACCTCGCGTTGGGCCGGGCGGGCCGTTTCACCCAGCATCAGGTCCACAGGGTCGCCCGGAATAATGTTCGTCACGGCGAAGACAAGGGTGGCGACCCCCCAGAGTACGGGGACGAGAAGCACGAGCCTCTTTAACAGATAACGACGCATGTCATCGTCCTTTTTCGCTTGGTTCGGCCAGGCGCGCATTTGCCAAGGATATGAGGTCCTCGTTCGGATAAACCCGGTATCCCGAAACCCGGCGGTCAATGGCGGCAACATTTACGCTGTGCCAGAGGTTCACGTATGGAAGCTCTCCAGCGATGAGTCGCTGGGCTTTGGCATAAAGTGTGGCTCTTTCACCGGGCTCCACAAGGGAGCGCGCTTCATCAACTAACGCGTCGACCCGCGAATTTTTATAATGACCACGGTTCAAACCGTTTGGCGGGGTGAATCGACTGTGAAATATATAGCGGTAAATATCAGGGTCCGAGATGCCGACCCAGGTCAGGCTGTACAACTGAAAGTTGCCGCTTCGGATGTCGCCGAAAAATGTTCCCCACTCGTAGGCTCGCACACGCATATGAATTCCCACGCGCCGAAGCTGGTTGCCGATGACGGTGGCGATTCGCCGCCGGAGTTCATTTTGCGAAGTTTTGTAGACAAGGGTGAAGCGCGGGAGGGGGCCTTTCCCGTCGGGATCGGGAAATCCCGCCTCATCAAGAAGCTTTTTGGCGAGCGCAGGGTTGTGGTCGTAGCTGGGCAGCCCTTTGGGGTGGGCCCAATGCTCTTGCGGAAGCAGGCTGTCCGAGAGGGTGGCAAGCCCCTTTAGGATGTGTTTGACGATGGGTTTCCTGTCGATTGCGTGCGCAATGGCTTTGCGCACCTTGAGCCGGGACAGGATGGGGTCGTTCATATTAAAACCCAGGTAGGTGAAATTGGTTCCCTCGCGCTTGAGTATTTTCAGCCTCGGATTGGCCGCGAGCCGGGGGAGGATGTCGGGCGAGAAGGCGTTCTGAATCATGGTGAGGCCGCCGCTTTCAAGCTCAAGGATACGAACGGTTTCCTCGGGCAGTATCCTGAAAATCAGACGATCATATTTTGGTGGACCGGCGAAATATTTATTGTTAGCCGTGAGCTCGATGCGCTCGTCTTGATCAAAGCGCGTGAATCGAAAGGGTCCCGTGCCTACCGGGTTTTCTCCGAATTTTCTCCCGGCGTTTCCGGCGCCTCGGGGCACGATGCCCAGCATGAGAGAATCGGTGAGACCCGCCGAGGGCTCCTTGAGATAGAAAACAACAATGTCCGGCGAAGGGGTTTCTATCCTGTCCAACTCGCGGAGGCCTGCCGCGTGGGGTGAGGCCAGGGCGGGATCTCGAATCGAATCGAAAGTGTATTTGATGTCGGCCGAGGTAAGGAGAGCGCCATCGTGAAAACGAACGTTCGGGCGTATTCGGAAACGATGGATAAGCTGGGTGGGGCGCTCCCAGCTCTCGGCCAATTCGAGCCGGGGTTTGTTGTTCTCGTCTCGGGATATGAGGCGGTTAAAGATGAAGCGTTGAACTTGTCCTGATACGGCATCTTGCGAGAGACGCGGGTCGAGTTGGGTGGGGTTGCTTTCGAGGCCGACGATAATATTGCGGCCCGGTGGCGTGGGGTCGCTTCCGCATCCTGTGAGGAAAACCCCGCTAATCATCAATGCGAGAAGCATTGCAGGGCAGATGAGATGGGCAACTTGGGCGTACAGCTTCTCTGAGCTGGGCACCCGATATGAAGCATTGAGACCGCTCGCAGGCATGATGTTTATTTTCAAAGCATAACCGGCGTCGGGCGAAGTTGATTCGGGGAACTTGTCACAGACGGCCAAATACGTCAATAAAGTGAAATCAGGACCAGTTTACAGCCGCGAGGGCAAGGATTAACATCTCAAAAATTAAGCCGCCGAAATAACTGGAATCGGAGACTTTTCCCCGATGATTGGATATCGCTTTGCATCTGCAGTTTACGGTCAAGGGCTACGTGTTGCTGTCTTTCTTTTCTTTTCCCTTGTCTCAACTCTTCTCGTGCCGCATTTTTCCTCGGCCTCATCCCTGAAGGTTGGCGATAAATCGCCTCAATTCGAGATACAAGGATTTAACTCTGAAAAACTCATTGGCGAGAAGAATTTATTGCTCGTCTTCTATCGGGGCCATTTTTGAAGCTTTTGCCAAAGGCAGCTGGTTCAGCTCCAGGAGTATTTAGAGAAATTCACCCAACTCAACACCGAAGTCATTGCTGTGAGCACGGATGATGAGTTGAAGATCCTCAAATCCTCAAGAGAGCTTGGGGTTCGATTCAGATTGATTTCTGACGTCGAGCGCCGGGTGATCGGGTTGTTCGATGTACTCCATCCCAAACAGAGGATTGCCCGCCCGGCGACTTTTATTATTGATAAGCGGGGGCGCATCCGCTATCGCTATATCGGCAAAGATTATTCCGACCGGCCACCGATAAAAGGTATTATGCAGGTCTTGTCGTGGATGTAGTGGCGGTGCTGTTTTGATCTATTTTTATCGCTCGCAAGGACTTAATTTTCTTATGAATTTTTTTAATCATTCATGCCTCCCCAGGGTGCTTAGTGGTGTTCTGATGCTCGCTCTGGGCGTTTCTTTCATGCCGCCAGATGCTCTTGCGGCCCGCAAGAAGCGAGCTAATAAAGTCCGGATCTCATCGGTTAAAATTTTCAGAGACACCGTTAATCGCGCCATAAAAAGAGAATGCCGAATTACGGGTGAACTTGGTGTGCACATTCGTTCGATTTCTGCGGGCGAAACGCTTTTTTCGCATCGGGCCGAGGAGAAAAGGGTGCCCGCCTCGAATATGAAGTTGATGACGACGGCGGCGGCGCTTGCTTATCTGGGGCCCGACTACACTTTTTCGACCGATGTTTATACGACCGGCACTATTAGAAAGGGTGTTCTCAAGGGCGATTTGTTTCTCAAGGGCTACGGCGATCCCACATTTGTTCAAGAGCGGGTTCGGGAGTTGGCGTATTCGTTGTATCTCAAAGGCGTTCGCCAGGTTTTAGGTGATCTGATTGCGGATGATAGTTTTTTCGATGGGCAGCGGTATGGAAAAGACTGGAAGGTAAACGGATCGGGCAAGGCTTATCTGGCGCCCTACTCGGCACTTTCCGTGAATTTCAGCCTCGTGAACGTGCAGGTTGATCCGGGCTCCGGGCCAGGGGCTCTTGCGCGGGTTCAGCTTATTCCGCCCTCGGATACCATCGGCCTTAAAAATAGCTTGAAAACGGTTTCCCGCCGCAAACGCCCAAGGGTGCGGGTGAGCCGTCGTACGGCAGGCGGTAAAGATTGGATTCATGTCAGCGGGCGAACGCCAGCCAGAAAGCGCACCCGGCGTTATACCATTTCGGTATCCGATCCCACCCGATTTGCCGCCGGGACATTTTCGGCACTTTTGAAAAAAGAGGGTATCCGCTTCAGGGGCAGAATACTCAAGGGCAAAACGCCTCCCGATGCCAAACTCATCGCGAGGCAAAACTCGCGCGTCCTGGGCGAGATAATTCGCGGGCTGAATAAGCACAGCAACAATCTGACGGCCGAGTTGATACTTAAAACTCTCGGAGCGGAAATTTACGGTCTTCCGGGCACCACCGAGAAGGGACTTGTTGCGGTGAAAAAATATCTCCTCCATTTGGGAATTCCCCAGGACGCATTCGATTTTTCAGATGGCTCGGGGCTTAGCCGAAAAAACCGGATAACACCCAGGGCCATAGTCACGCTTCTTTCGAGCGTTTATCACGATTTTCGGATTTTGCCCGAATACCTTGCCTCCTTGGCTGTGGTGGGTGTGGATGGGACGATTCGAAAGCGCCTCCGTCGAAGCCGCGCCTCAAGACGAATTCGCGCAAAGACGGGTCTGCTGGCTGGGATTCATGCGTTGAGCGGGTTTGCGGCCGCCGATAATGGCGAGACACTGGCCTTTTCCATTTTATCGAACCAAAACGGCTGCCGCCCTAAAAGATTGATGAACCGTATTTCTCTTGCCATGACACAGTTGAACCGTCCTGTTCCTAAAAGTTTTCACCATAAGCATAATCCGCCGCGCCAGATGCTCCTTCGTCCCATGCCCAATCCTCTTAAGCGGGATCGCTGGAGGCGAAGTGGTCGGGCGCGCAGTGAAACCCAAGGCGCTATGGGCGGGGCAAAACGTTGAGTACAGCGTTTTTTGATTGATACTTTGGGGTATTCGATTAATGGCCTCTAACGAGCAGCGAGCAGCTAGTTACCGTAACGGCCGGAACGCCTCTGCGGGGCTGCCCGTATTTCCGAATCGATGGACAGTCAAACAAATTGATGAAGGTCTTGCCGCCCGCTTGTCGGAGGCGCTAAGGGTGCCTGCGCTCCTGGGGCGCCTCCTGGCGCTTCGGGGAATTTCCGGGGCCGAGGAAGCCGAAGTTTTTCTAGACGCGCCGCTTACCGCGCTGCACGATCCCTTTTTAATGAAGGGAATGGAGGAGGCCGCAGCTCATCTGGCTCAAGAGGTGATGAAAGGCCACCCGATAGGTATTTATGGCGACTATGACACGGATGGAATTTCCTCGACCACGCTTTTGGTCCTTTTTTTTAGATCGCTCGGAGTAACTACCCCTTACTTTATTCCCCGCCGGATGGAGGAGGGCTACGGCCTTCACCTATCTGGGTTGATGGCGCTCCGGGAGGCCGGGTGCGAGACGATAGTGACTGTGGACACTGGCATCACGGCGGTGGATGTGGCGCGCGAGGCACGTGAAAACGGTATCCATCTCATCATTACAGATCATCATGCCCCGCCCGAGGTTCTTCCCGAGGCCCTTGCCGTTGTTAATCCGCGCCAAGAGGATTGCGCCTATCCTTTTAAAAGTTTGAGTGGTGTGGGTGTCGCCTTTAAAGTTGCCACGGCCGTAAGGCGTCGTCTTCGCGACGAAGGTTTTGAGGGTGAGCTTCCCAATCTCAAACAACACCTCGATCTCGTGGCGCTGGGTACGGTGGCGGACATCGTTCCTCTTGTAGATGAAAATCATATCTTGGTTCGGGGGGGCCTTGAGGTAATTTCCTCGGTTATGAATTCCGGTAGCGCGGCGGTGGAGGCCTACAAAGGTAAGCCGGGTATAAGGGCTCTTGTGGCCGCTGCGGATTTAAAAGCGGAGTCGATTACGGCGGGACACATTGGTTTCGTCCTTGCGCCCCGACTGAATGCGGCCGGAAGAGTGGGGGACCCGCGCCTAGGGGTGGACCTTCTTATGGAAGTCGATTCGGCGCTGGCCAGGCCACGCTCGGAAAAACTAGAGGTGTGGAATCGGCAGCGGCAGGACCTTGAGCGTGAGGCGCACAAAGAGGCCTTGGAGCAAATTGAGGCGATGGGACTTGCCGATGAGCACCAATCTCTTGTCCTGGCGAGCGAGAAATGGCACCCGGGCGTAATCGGAATTGTCGCCTCAAGAATGGTTGAGAAATTTAACAGGCCATCGGTGCTTATCCACCTCGATGGTGAGGTGGGGAAGGGGTCCTGCCGAGGTGTTCCCGGGGTCAATCTGGTTGAGATTTTGGAAAGGTGCTCGGGCTCGCTGATCCAGTTCGGGGGGCACAAGGGTGCGGCGGGTTTGTCGATCAAGCGGGAAAATGTGACTCAATTTCGGGAAGAATTTGAGAATGCCGCCCGTGATGCTCTTGGTGGGGAGCCAGCCAGACCAGAATTGTTGTTGGATGGTGTGGTGGATTTCTCGGAACTTGAGATGCCCCTGGTCGAAATGTTGGAAAGAATGGCGCCCTTTGGGATGGGGAATCCCCAGCCTGTTTTTGCCACCTCGGGTGTGGAGGTGGTGGGTCGCCCTGAAACTGTGGGGAAGGGGAAGCATTTGAAAATGAGAATTCGCCAACGAGGGCAGGTGGTCGATTCCATTGGTTTTGGCCTGGGTGGTTTTCTTGAGGACGAGGCGTTTTTGAAGGGCAAGCTGGATGTTGCTTATAACGCCGGTGTGAATCGGTGGCGCGGAAGCGCGAGGGTGCAGATTCAGATTAAAGCGCTGCGGCCCGCAGGCGGTTAGCCGCGCAACGTGGCGAAAGATTCCCTGTCGTCTGGTTTCATGGAGAACCCCGGAAATTCGGTTTTATCGAGGCGGCGGGTGAGGAGCATGACCTTGATGGCTCCCCCTAGCCCCCCCGGATCGAGAAGGCCCATCGCACGCCGCCGCTCGCTGGCAGCATTACTTCCGCTGCCAGTTGCGTTTTCAAGCACCTCAGTTATTCCTGAGCCTAAGAGAAAATGAGTTTGATCGGTAAATCCGGCCAGCGAGAGCCCCGAGATTTCGGCCGCTCTTAGTATCGATGTGAAATCAACATGGGCCGTTAGATCTGATTCGCCGGGAAGATCAAGCGGATTTTCTATAATGGCATGGTTCCGATAACCCCGGATTGTTCCCTCTCTTCGGGATGGATGATACAGGGCTTTGCTTGAGAATCCATAATCGAAAAGTAAAATTCCACCTTGCCCGATTCGTTTGGCCACGGATTCAATCCAATCGATTGCGGCTGGGCACACTTCTACTGTTTGACCAATTTCGAGTTTGACTCCGAGTTCATGGAACCAATTATTCAGGTACGCCTCGGAAAGCTCGCCGTTGCAAAATGAGAGCCTGCCGCCTTGTTGTTCGACGTAGCGCTCTACAAGGCCTTTTTCTGTTTGTTTTAAAATATGAACAGGAAGGGCATCGAGAAATTCATGGGCGATGATAAGACCCTCGAAATTCTCGGGGAGTGAATTTTTTTCATGAGCGTCAGCTTCCAGCCTAGCGCGGGGGCGGGGGCGTTTACTCTCCAGCCATCTGGCCAGCCGCTCGCCTGCCCGAGATGAGGAGGAGGGGTTTTGCTCAATCAGGGTGTACTCAAGGGCCTGTGCAAAGGCCGGGGCGCCCACGTCTTCTGTCGTTTTGAGTATGTCATGCGCCAGCCACCCCTCGCCGGCCCCATATTCATAGATGTTAAACTGGCCGGGTTTGCCCATGGCGCGCCATATTTCCTCGCTCTGGCGAGATAGAATATGTCCGAAGACAGGGCTTTGGTGAGGGCTGGTCTTGAAATCACCACCCCCCCCCAGGCGCTGGGTGGGCTGGCGGTAGTAGCCGCCTTTGGGGTGATAAAGACACATCTCCATGAACTTTTTGAAGGTGATCGGGCCAGAACCCAGTTCTGATTCAAGCGCCCGTGCAAGAGCGGGGTGAGATGAGATATTCATGGCGGCTATTATAGGCTGGCTTCGGGCGGGGCGCACTATTGAGCCTGGATGTCTTGATTCTGACTCGCTTGCCTTCTATCCTGTGTGTTGCTGTCTAGGGCGGTTGATTTTTGACATTGTCTGTTTTTGAGAGGGATGCCAGATGCTGGTTACCGTTAAATGTTTTGCCTGGGCTCGGGACGTTACGGGCGAGGATGAAATCGAACTTGAGGTGCCTGAAAGCGGCACAGTAAAAGATCTGCGCGCTGCACTTGCCCAAAAATTTCCGCCCTTTTCCGAGAAGATGGAATCTATCGCCGTTTCAGTTAACCAGGAGTTTGCTGGAGATTCCCACGCTGTTGCGGCGGGCGATGAATTGGCTCTTATTCCTCCCATCAGCGGAGGTGTCGCATGATCTGCAAAATTGTCGAGCGTCCTGTTGATATGGATGCGCTCATCAAGGATGTTTCTGCCGATGATATCGGCGGTGTGTGTACGTTTATCGGGCTCGTGCGAAATCACAGCCGCGGCGAGCAGGTTACGCATCTTGAGTATCAGGCCTACCCCGAGATGTCGGAGAAAAAAATGCGCCAGGTGGTTGAGGAAATCACCGAGCGCTATGGGGTGGAACGTGTCGCTATGGAGCACCGCATCGGCACCCTTCAAATCGGTGAGATCGCTGTGGGCATTGCGGCGGCCTCGGCCCATCGGGATGCCTCGTTCAAGGCTTGCCGATATGCGATTGACCGCATAAAGCAGATCGTACCGATCTGGAAAAAAGAATTTGGCGAGGGTGGGGCCGTTTGGGTTGAAGAATGTTCCGTGGATGCCGAAATTTCTTGAATATTCCTAAAATCCCATGCAACACTTTGAAATCACTTCGATAAAAATTATTTGACATATTAGTAAATCTGCGTAACATAGTGTCAAATCCAAGACAGACAGATATTAGCTCAACCGTTTATGACCTTGTGTTCATGGTCTATGCAAAATTTCCTGCCTCGGATGGGAAGTTTTTTGCGATTTATGGGTTTAATGATGTGATCACTTAATTTTGCTTCGCAGGAGTTACCCTTAGGTTCCTACTACACGGATGGGAGGGTTGGATTGATGAAGAGTATTTTAAAGGTAGTAATGGTTGCGGTGTTGACCGTGGTTGTTGCCTGGGCTGGCAATGTTTGGGCAGCTGGTCAGATCACGGTAGGCGTTGCCGTATCGCAAACGGGCCGCTATGCCGAGCCCGCGGGCAGGTTTGTGAATTCTTGGAAAATGTATGTTGATCAACAGAATGCCAAGGGCGGTTGGATTGGTAAGAAGATCAATTTGACCATTCTTGATGATAAGTCGGACAAGCAGCAGAGCATCAAGCTTTTCGAGAAATTGATTACCCATGATAAAGTTAACTTCACCATGGGCCCCTATTCTTCGGGCATCACCGACGCCGTGGCCAATATTATCGAGCGCTACAAGTATCCGACGATGGCGCCGGGCGCCTCCTCGGGTGTTATCTGGCAGAAGGGGCGCAAGTACCTGTTCAACATCATCGCCGTTGCCCAGGACTACCAGAAGGGCGCGCTCCACATTGCCAAAGATATTGGCGTCAAGCGCATCGCTGTTGTTGGTGAGGACAGCCTCTTCCCCCGCCAGACGGCAGAGGGTGTACGCGCCTGGGCGAAGAAGCTTGGCCTGAAAATCGTTCTTGAGGAGAGCTATCCGAGAAAGCAGCAGGACTTCACCGCTCTTCTTACGAAGATCAAGTCCCGCCGCGCCGAGGCCCTGATCTCGAACAGCTACTTCGCCGATGCGACTGCCCAGATTCGCGGTCTCCGCGAGTTGAACATCAATCTCAAGATGTTTGCCGGAACCGTTGGCCCTGCGCTTCCCAAGTTCGCCAAGTCACTCGGAAATACGGCTGAGTATGTCCTCGGGTTCAGCCAGTGGGAGCCCAAGCCTGATATTCTCAAACGGGCCGGCATGAAGGCCTATATCGCCGAGTATGTAAAACGCTATGGCGTGAAGCCCAACTATCATGCTGGCCAGTCCTATGCCTCCTTCCAGGTGCTCGGCGCAGCTATCGCGGCTGCGGGAAGCATCGATCGCGCAAAGGTGTGGAAAACGATGCGCTCGTTCAGCACCAACACGGTCATCGGCCCCTGGAAGGTTGACGGCAATAACCTGAATAGCCATGAAGGCCTGACCTTCCAGATTCTCAAAGGCCAGAGGAAGATCGTTTGGCCCGCGAAGCTGGCGGAGGCGAAATACACGCTTCCCATGCCGAACTGGAAGAGCCGTTAAGCCCTCCAGTTGTATCGGAAGGCTCTGTTGTTTAAGAGGTAGCTGATCCATTAAACGCACAGTGCCGGGGTCGCAGCTGTGGCCCCGGTATTTTGCGAAAAAAACATTGGCTCTAGTGATCTGATTCCTTGCAGAGAGGATTTTTGGGAAGCATGGAAAAGGCTGAACGAAGAAGCGCATACATGTTGGCCGGGTTTTTGGTTATCGCCTACTCCCTGCCTTTTGCCATTGGTATTTATACCGAAAACGTTTTTTTCGACCGCCAGTGGCTGGCCGACCTGGCTACCGTTCTGTTGAACGGGGTGATGCAGGGCGGCGTGTACGCGATGTTTGCCGTCGGATTGACGATGATTTTCGGCGTCATGCGGATTATCAACGTGGCCCATGGCGAGATGGTCATGCTCGGCGCTTATTTAAGCTACGCTGCTTTTTTCTGGTTCGGCTTTGATCCGCTTCTCTCTATGGTTTTTACGCTTCCGATTGCTTTCGGCCTTGGCTGGATGATACAGAAATTTCTCCTCAACGCCGTGGTCGGCGGCCCCGAGCTTACCCCGCTTTTGATGACCTTTGGCCTCGGTCTCGTGATGATCTATGGCGTGGAATGGCAGTTCACCACCGACTACAAGACCATCCCCTATGCCCCCGACGCATTTCAGATCACCGAAAGTATCGTGGTGGGAAAAAGCCGGTTGATTAGTTTCGGGATGGCGCTTGTCATCTCGGTGGGCGTGTTTATGTTTTTAAAAGTGCACCGAATCGGGAAGGCCATTCGGGCCACTTCACAAAACGCCGATGTCGCCATGGTTTGCGGGATCAACATTTCCCAAATCTACATGATTACATCGGGGATTAGCGCGGCGCTCGCGGTTGCCGGGGGCGCGCTGGTCTCGATTCAATTCGGTTTTAATCCCGAAACGGGAATAATCTATACCCTACAGGCATTCGCCATCATCGTTCTCGGCGGGCGCGGGCACTATATCGGCGCCATGATTGGCGGCGTCATGTTGGCCGTCATGGAGAGCATAATTTCCTTCATGCTTCCGAATGGAACGGCGCTGGTTGAAATCGCGGCATACGGCCTGATGATTTTCGTGCTTTTAATTCGTCCCCGGGGCTTGATGGGGCCGAAAACCGATTATTAAGCGGAGATAGATGTGAGCAATAAAGATCATTGGAGAAATCTTGGCATTCTGGGCGGGAGCGTGGTGCTCCTTTTGTTTGTCCCGCCGATATTTTCCATTTATATCCGATCTTTTTTCATGTTCATGATGATGTACGTCGTTCTCTCGTTGAGCTGGAATATCATTAGCGGCTACACGGGCTACATCTCATTTGGTCATGTCGTTTTCTATGGTGTCGGAACCTACACAACGGCCATCCTCGTGGTGGACTACGGCTGGCATTGGATAGGTGGCCTCATAGCCGCCGGGGTGGTCGGGGTTGTCTATGCTATTCTAATCGGGTTTCCCGTCTTAAGGCTCAAGGGCCCTTACTTTGCCATCGCCATGCTCGGTGCCGCCGAGGGTACGCGGGTTATCGCCATCAACTGGGTGAGCCTGACGCATGGCGCAGATGGCATCGCCTATAAAAATATTGAAAATTCGTGGGAAACCTACCACGCCATGCTCGTCTTGATGATCGTCACCATTATTGTTTCCTACTGGGTGGGGCATTCAAGATTCGGCATACGATTAAATGCCATTCGGGAAGATGAAATCGCCGCCGAGTCCCTGGGGGTGAACACCACTTTTTATAAATTGGCTGCGCTGGCCCTCTCCGCATTTTTCGCGGCCATAGCGGGCGGCATCCAGGGTTATAAAACGCTCTATATCGAGCCGGAATCGGAATTTTTTATCCTGGTGACGATTTACATGAAGCTGTTCGCCATGTTCGGAGGCAGGGGGACCGTTGTTGGTCCGATATTGGGTGTTGCGGTGCTTTACTCCGTTCAGGAGTACACCTGGATTCGCTTCCCCACGGCGCACCTCATTACATTCGGTATCTTCATCATTCTCGTAGCGCGTTTCATGCCCCGTGGTCTGATGGGTTTTGCTATTGATCACGGTTGGGCGCGCAAGGGAATGGTTCACTAAGGAAATGGCTGAATAAAATGGCTGAAGCGCAAGAAATCGCTCTTGAGGTAAAGGATCTGAAAAAGCACTTCGGCGGCATCAAGGCCGTCGATGGCTGCAGTTTCGATTTGCCCAAGGGGAAAATATCGGGATTGATTGGACCCAATGGCTCCGGTAAGACGACGACGTTTAACCTGCTGACCGGTGTTCTCGGGGCGGACAGTGGTGAAGTAATTTTTCATGGCGAGAACATCGTTAACCTCAAGCCCTATCAGGTTTTTGGGAGAGGCATCAGCCGGACTTTTCAGATTACGCGTGTATACCGCGAGATGACTGTGCTCGAAAATATGCTTTCGGCCTCAAGTATGAAGGTCTCGGAAAAAGAGGCGCGCGAAAAAGCCGAAATGCTCATGGAGTTTGTCACGCTGACGAAACTTCGAGGCGAGTATGGCGG from Nitrospinaceae bacterium includes these protein-coding regions:
- a CDS encoding branched-chain amino acid ABC transporter permease, with protein sequence MEKAERRSAYMLAGFLVIAYSLPFAIGIYTENVFFDRQWLADLATVLLNGVMQGGVYAMFAVGLTMIFGVMRIINVAHGEMVMLGAYLSYAAFFWFGFDPLLSMVFTLPIAFGLGWMIQKFLLNAVVGGPELTPLLMTFGLGLVMIYGVEWQFTTDYKTIPYAPDAFQITESIVVGKSRLISFGMALVISVGVFMFLKVHRIGKAIRATSQNADVAMVCGINISQIYMITSGISAALAVAGGALVSIQFGFNPETGIIYTLQAFAIIVLGGRGHYIGAMIGGVMLAVMESIISFMLPNGTALVEIAAYGLMIFVLLIRPRGLMGPKTDY
- a CDS encoding branched-chain amino acid ABC transporter permease, translated to MSNKDHWRNLGILGGSVVLLLFVPPIFSIYIRSFFMFMMMYVVLSLSWNIISGYTGYISFGHVVFYGVGTYTTAILVVDYGWHWIGGLIAAGVVGVVYAILIGFPVLRLKGPYFAIAMLGAAEGTRVIAINWVSLTHGADGIAYKNIENSWETYHAMLVLMIVTIIVSYWVGHSRFGIRLNAIREDEIAAESLGVNTTFYKLAALALSAFFAAIAGGIQGYKTLYIEPESEFFILVTIYMKLFAMFGGRGTVVGPILGVAVLYSVQEYTWIRFPTAHLITFGIFIILVARFMPRGLMGFAIDHGWARKGMVH
- a CDS encoding ABC transporter ATP-binding protein, whose amino-acid sequence is MAEAQEIALEVKDLKKHFGGIKAVDGCSFDLPKGKISGLIGPNGSGKTTTFNLLTGVLGADSGEVIFHGENIVNLKPYQVFGRGISRTFQITRVYREMTVLENMLSASSMKVSEKEAREKAEMLMEFVTLTKLRGEYGGNLSYGQQKLLEFARALMTDPEVILLDEPAAGVNRTLLQNLLEHIHDLQENQGKTILIVEHDMNVIMNHCEKIFVMDYGVKIAEGPPEEIQNNEYVIEAYFGHK